The Camelina sativa cultivar DH55 chromosome 18, Cs, whole genome shotgun sequence DNA window ATGGACCACATACAAAGTGTGGATCACCCTTCAGCTTTGGCAGTCCGCGCACAACTTCTTGGTTTGCCAATTTCAACATTGTGCGCAGATTCAAATGACCAAGTTTCTGGTGCCACAGCTCGTGTATAACTCAACAGTGGCATTAAAGCACGACATTTTTTATTTCCACATATAGCAATTATTCCCAGATCGCTTACCTCTGAGTCTGACAGACCCTTGTTGATCAACAGCTTTGCAGTCCTTCCTGGTGAAAGTAACATCTAAGCCCTCATCACACAATTGACTGACACTGATCAGATTAGCCTTCAATCCATCTACCAGGAACACATCATTCAGCTGGGGTTGAGTGTCACCACTAGTTGTACCCTTTCCTCGAATTGTCCCCTTTGCTCCATCTCCAAACGTTACTCTTCCAACACCAACATCTTCTATGTGAGACAAATTGTCGAGAGACCCTGTCATATGTCTGGAACATCCGCTGTCAAAATACCACTTGGAATGATCAACTTCAGTTCTATCTGCTGTGTATGCAACATGACAGTATATATCATCTTTTGTGACATACCCTTGCTGAACTCTTCTAACAGCTGGGTAGAAGCTACCATTCTGCACTAGATTTATCACACGATTCTGAAACTTGAAACACTGGGCCTTGAAGTGATTTAGATGACCACAGTATCAGCATCCTCTTCTCCTGCTGAGACCAACAGGTCGCTGAGCAGCCTGGGGATAGCTCTGTTGACCATACGTTTGCCTCATTGGTACCTCACGCTGCACAAACATCTGCCTGTAATGCAGATTTACCTTAGGGATCTGATTATGATGTTTGTTTGGTGCAATAGGTTGTGCTTTGAGTTTTGGTTCAGGGTTCTGCCCTTTAACAAACTGTGTGGACTTTTCAGAGCTGATTCCCTGATAACCCAGACCCCACTTTGCAGTGCTTGATTGTCCAGTACTGAGCAAGAAGTCCAGATCTTTAGTTCCTTTACTCCGCATCCTGATGCTCTTCAGCTGTTCTTCCAATTTCTTCTCAAGATGCAGAGACTTGGCTTTTTCTTCACTTAGTTCCTTAGCCAACAATGCAATGTTCATCTGAAGCTTATCTCTTTCGGCAGACAACTCACTGTTATCTTGAGTCTTTTGCACAATAGTCTGAATAAGAAGACTTATCTGATCTTCCATCGACAAGCCGACCTCTTCCCCATCTGAGTCCGACTCGATTGTCTTGTCAATGTCTTCTTTCAACAGCagaacttcatcttcttcatcttccttgaTTACTCCCAGCAGAGCCACAAAGTTGTTCAGAATTTCAcctttgttatcttcttcatcagaatcaCTTTCACTCCATGTGATGTAGGACTTCTGATTACTTCCTTGGGAGGGACAATCAGTCTTGGTATGACCAAAACCCTTGCATCCATAGCATTGTAGAGAGTGCTTCCGTTTGTTGTTTGGACACTCAGCCTTGTAATGACCATATCCTTCACACTCAGCACACTGACGTTCTGACTTATCATTCTTCTTGAAGCCCTTGGCAGAATCTGCACTTGCAAGTGATGAAGTTCCCTTCCGCTGACCTCTTTCCATCTTGCGAAAATACTTCTTAACCAACAGACCAaccttctcttcatcttcaagcTCCTGCGATTCAacaagcttctcttcttctgcagcTTTAAGAGCAAATGTCTTAgcattcattttctctttcttctataGTTGCATCTCAAACGCCTGCATCATCCCAACGACTTGATTGTACTCGAGCTCATCAGAATTGAGAGACACATCAATTGCAGACCTGTGCGGTTGAAATTTGTCAGGTAAACTTCTAAGAAATTTCTTGACTAGTTTCTTGTCCTTGTATCGTTTACCCAAAACGGCAGACTCTTGAGCAATACCACTCAACCGGCTACTATAGTCTACCACAGATTCGGTTTCAGTCATTTGCAGATTCTCAAAGTCTGTCGCAAGATTGTCCAGCCTTGTGCGCCTAACTCTACAAGTTACTTCAAAAGTCACAACCAGAATGTCCCACGCCTCTTTAGCTGACACATAACCTTGAtctttgttgaaaatatatCTCGGCAGAGATTTGAAGCTGATTGGCAGCGCCTGCGAATTGTGTTTGGCCTCATCCTTTTCTTCAGCCGTCCACTTCTTTCTATGTTTTTGCACCAATTCaccatcttccttcttctcagtTGGATGAGTCCAACCATCCTCCACTGCAAACCAAGATTCCATGTCGATGCTTGAGATAACCTGCTGGATCGAGACTTTCCAGGTTTCAATGGCCCTTGTAGCGTAACAACCTCCAATGATTTCTCCATACTTTAgtcgcaagatctcacctgttgaaaaagaTATCAGACTTTTTATCAGGTgtccgctctgataccaattgtaaaggtatagagatgacacaacaaacaaaaactacacttggaacgcgccaagcaaatgcttttaatcaatcttataaaaaccctcgtttcttacaagacttgaaaaACAAAGTTCACTCACCTATCTATCTAACACCatcctgtgtagatctaaaaaaGTATACCACACACACTCAACTTCAAAGCTTTTGTACttgcttgaaggtttacaaaacTCACAGCTTTTATCCTacgagtgctagctctttttgcggctagccctcaTCATTTTATAACCCCATACAAGATCTCTAACATAGATCTTGTGTATCCtaattaaaaggaaatattccttatccctAAGAAAATATCTTCCCTTATCTCATCtaatcaaatatactctcaatatcttcgagtatatcttgatctcttcttctttccttctcaCACATCTTGTCATTGTGTCCAAAATATTTCTCCACGTCAGCACGTCAcgccacgtcagcatatcagccCTCTGAAACACTTCACAGCCGCCTGTTCCCTTCAGAGCTCTGTTACACTTTCAGAAAACGCATACAATGCCGATCGATGACAACTCTTCTCTAAAGTGGACAGTCTGTTGATCGAGGAGATAacataacctgaagatgaacAAGTCCACATGTGTAGAGTGATTCTACTCCAATTAACTTATATAAATCTACTTGCTGGACCCACGTACATGTGTTTCGCAATAAATCTTAACTTATAAGACTAGAGTATAATAGACTTTCGTTAGAAGCAGTGATAACTAGCAGATAAGCAGAGGACCTAGAGAGGTCCCGTCATCATGCCAAAAAATACATTCATCACCTGATATGAGTtggaaagagaggagaagaagcgtTGCGGGAGGCCGGAGCTTAATAATGCATGCGTCTCCAAATCTAGCTACATATTCTCTGAAAATTAGCATCTCAAAATTACCTTCcgttaataaaaaatagagacaGTATGATACAAGGAGATTAGGTAAAG harbors:
- the LOC104763182 gene encoding uncharacterized protein LOC104763182; its protein translation is MNAKTFALKAAEEEKLVESQELEDEEKVGLLVKKYFRKMERGQRKGTSSLASADSAKGFKKNDKSERQCAECEGYGHYKAECPNNKRKHSLQCYGCKGFGHTKTDCPSQGSNQKSYITWSESDSDEEDNKGEILNNFVALLGVIKEDEEDEVLLLKEDIDKTIESDSDGEEVGLSMEDQISLLIQTIVQKTQDNSELSAERDKLQMNIALLAKELSEEKAKSLHLEKKLEEQLKSIRMRSKGTKDLDFLLSTGQSSTAKWGLGYQGISSEKSTQFVKGQNPEPKLKAQPIAPNKHHNQIPKVNLHYRQMFVQREVPMRQTYGQQSYPQAAQRPNGSFYPAVRRVQQGYVTKDDIYCHVAYTADRTEVDHSKWYFDSGCSRHMTGSLDNLSHIEDVGVGRVTFGDGAKGTIRGKGTTSGDTQPQLNDVFLVDGLKANLISVSQLCDEGLDVTFTRKDCKAVDQQGSVRLRGKRSGNNCYMWK